The following proteins come from a genomic window of Stanieria sp. NIES-3757:
- a CDS encoding hypothetical protein (hypothetical protein Npun_F3789), which translates to MKAQSDANPNTPHYDPHIIPAETGAREAREGVNFGHVEHDNPAEKEHLHTRDGYTIDQEGLINNYAIEPEMYISQPGDLKEQELQRKVERLHQLQELSEDEEGKLTMEHDWRHKGPGLI; encoded by the coding sequence ATGAAAGCTCAAAGCGATGCTAATCCAAATACTCCCCACTACGATCCACATATTATTCCCGCCGAAACTGGAGCGCGAGAAGCCAGAGAAGGTGTAAATTTCGGTCATGTCGAGCATGATAACCCCGCAGAGAAAGAACATCTTCACACCCGAGATGGCTATACCATCGACCAAGAAGGACTGATTAATAACTACGCGATTGAGCCGGAAATGTACATCTCCCAACCTGGAGATTTGAAAGAACAAGAGCTACAACGCAAAGTCGAACGCCTTCATCAACTTCAAGAATTGTCGGAAGATGAAGAAGGTAAATTGACCATGGAACACGACTGGCGACACAAAGGACCTGGGCTAATCTAG